In the genome of Nocardia sp. NBC_00416, one region contains:
- the dinB gene encoding DNA polymerase IV, whose amino-acid sequence MPAHGVSGSPGQNSAGVHRRPRITARTRASILHADLDSFYASVEQRDQPGLRGKPVLVGGGVVLAASYEAKARGVRTPMNIGQALRLCPESVVVPPRMSAYARASREVFEIFADTTPIVEGLSIDEAFLDVAGLRRIAGEPRAIAAGLRDRVRRDVGLPISVGIAGTKFLAKVASAVAKPDGLLVVEPGHELEFLHPLPVHRLWGVGPVTASTLHAHGIERIGQLAEYGEPALRSIIGPAAARHLHALAWARDPRRVETGRRRRSIGAQRALGRRPHTPAEIEAYLHGLIDRLTRRLRTADRVCRTVVLRMRFGDFTRASRSHTLPAATDHTETILRAARGLLAGAMPLITAQGLTLIGSALTNLENAGTQQLTLPFEHGPTPALDTTLDDLRTRFGSAAVTRAALLGRGEGLSVPLLPD is encoded by the coding sequence ATGCCAGCTCATGGGGTATCAGGCAGCCCTGGGCAGAATTCCGCGGGTGTGCACCGGCGGCCACGGATCACCGCGCGTACCCGGGCCTCGATCCTGCACGCGGATCTGGATTCGTTCTACGCCTCGGTCGAGCAACGGGACCAGCCCGGGCTGCGCGGGAAACCGGTGCTGGTGGGCGGCGGTGTCGTTCTCGCGGCGAGTTACGAGGCCAAGGCCCGCGGGGTCCGCACCCCGATGAACATCGGGCAGGCCCTGCGACTGTGCCCGGAATCCGTCGTCGTACCGCCGCGGATGTCGGCCTACGCCCGGGCCAGCCGGGAGGTGTTCGAGATCTTCGCCGACACCACCCCGATCGTGGAGGGCCTCTCCATCGATGAGGCGTTCCTCGATGTCGCCGGGCTGCGCCGGATCGCCGGGGAGCCGCGCGCGATCGCGGCCGGTTTGCGCGACCGGGTGCGCCGCGATGTCGGCTTGCCGATCTCCGTCGGAATCGCGGGGACGAAGTTCCTCGCCAAGGTCGCCAGCGCCGTCGCGAAACCCGACGGGCTGCTGGTGGTGGAACCCGGCCACGAACTCGAATTCCTGCATCCGCTCCCGGTGCACCGGCTGTGGGGCGTGGGGCCGGTGACCGCGAGCACGCTGCACGCGCACGGGATCGAACGCATCGGCCAGCTGGCCGAATACGGCGAGCCCGCATTGCGCTCGATCATCGGGCCAGCGGCCGCCCGGCATCTGCACGCGCTGGCATGGGCCCGCGATCCGCGCCGGGTCGAGACCGGGCGGCGGCGCCGGTCCATCGGGGCGCAGCGGGCGCTGGGCCGGCGCCCGCACACGCCCGCGGAGATCGAGGCGTATCTGCACGGCCTCATCGATCGGCTCACCCGCCGCCTCCGCACCGCGGACCGGGTCTGCCGCACCGTGGTGCTGCGTATGCGTTTCGGCGATTTCACCCGGGCCAGCCGCTCGCATACCTTGCCCGCGGCCACCGACCACACCGAGACGATCCTGCGCGCCGCCCGCGGACTCTTGGCCGGCGCGATGCCACTGATCACCGCGCAGGGTCTGACCCTCATCGGTTCGGCCCTGACGAACCTCGAGAACGCCGGCACCCAGCAGCTCACCTTGCCTTTCGAGCACGGTCCCACGCCTGCCCTGGACACGACTCTCGACGACCTGCGCACTCGATTCGGCTCCGCCGCGGTCACCCGCGCCGCCCTGCTGGGGCGCGGCGAAGGCCTGTCTGTACCGCTGCTCCCGGACTGA
- a CDS encoding neutral/alkaline ceramidase: MAATPDPRVREPGPDAAALPRRSVLAAAALGTVTLGAVAATAPGLGEHAGARAQAAPDSGEYEIGLGISDITGPAAECGMMGYSQQDQTTAGIHLRPRARAFVFAGGGRRVVFAVAENAMIFQSVHHGVLTELARRFGDLYTEDNVLLTSTHSHAVCGGAAHDYAYNLSILGFQQQVYDAEVGGLVEAISAAHADLGPGTVSLGRSALHDASVNRSRVAFDRNPAADRAHFPGAIDPAVTALSISKGGREVGAITWFATHNTSMTNKNRMISADNKGYASFTHEHTDHGVRYLDGAPDFVAAFAQTNAGDMSPNLDLQPGSGPTHNEFDNTRIIGERQYNASRTALADARPIAGPVGSVFCYIDLSDIAVDARFTPDGLARHTAPPAAGVSLFAGSVEDGPGLPGGPIQEGVRNPFLDALGDPHQPVPAWLADAQAPKAVAVPFTLLPPAPWVPSVVPIQIVRIGELYLAAAGGEFTIVAGLRIRRAVAAALNVDQDRVLMQGYANAYHEYVTTPEEYDAQQYEGASTLFGRNTLPAYQQEFTRLATALAANTTVARGPAPRDLSQLQPNFVPAPGPDTAPPGQDFGATLTQPAGSYTPGAQAFVEFVSAHPKHNPRRNDTFLEVQRLSEGRWARVANEGEWSVRFHWSTRVPATSVATFTWDIPGDARPGRHRFVHYADRLGPDGNLYPVTGISNEFDIT, from the coding sequence ATGGCAGCAACTCCCGATCCCCGTGTCCGCGAACCCGGCCCGGACGCTGCCGCGCTGCCGCGCCGATCCGTCCTGGCGGCCGCGGCGCTGGGGACGGTCACGCTCGGGGCGGTCGCCGCGACGGCGCCGGGCCTCGGCGAACATGCGGGCGCCCGCGCCCAGGCCGCCCCGGATTCCGGCGAATACGAGATCGGCCTCGGAATCTCCGATATCACCGGCCCGGCCGCGGAATGCGGAATGATGGGCTACTCGCAGCAGGACCAGACCACCGCCGGTATCCATCTCCGGCCCCGGGCCCGGGCCTTCGTATTCGCCGGCGGCGGCCGGCGGGTCGTCTTCGCCGTCGCGGAGAACGCGATGATCTTCCAGTCGGTGCACCACGGCGTATTGACCGAGCTGGCCCGCAGATTCGGCGACCTCTACACCGAGGACAATGTCCTGCTCACCTCTACCCATTCGCACGCCGTCTGTGGCGGAGCCGCCCACGACTACGCCTACAACCTGTCGATCCTCGGTTTCCAGCAGCAGGTCTACGACGCCGAGGTCGGCGGCCTGGTCGAAGCCATCAGCGCCGCGCACGCCGACCTCGGGCCGGGCACCGTATCGCTGGGGCGCTCCGCACTGCACGACGCCAGTGTCAATCGTTCCCGGGTCGCCTTCGACCGCAACCCCGCAGCGGACCGCGCGCACTTCCCAGGAGCCATCGATCCGGCCGTCACCGCCCTGTCGATCAGCAAGGGCGGACGCGAAGTCGGCGCGATCACCTGGTTCGCGACCCACAACACCTCGATGACCAACAAGAACCGGATGATCAGCGCGGACAACAAGGGCTATGCGTCGTTCACCCACGAACACACCGACCACGGTGTCCGCTATCTCGACGGCGCACCGGATTTCGTCGCCGCCTTCGCCCAGACCAATGCCGGCGATATGTCCCCCAACCTCGATCTCCAGCCCGGCTCGGGACCCACCCACAACGAGTTCGACAACACCCGGATCATCGGCGAACGCCAGTACAACGCGTCGCGGACGGCTCTGGCCGATGCCCGCCCGATAGCCGGGCCGGTCGGTTCGGTGTTCTGCTATATCGACCTCTCCGATATCGCCGTGGACGCACGCTTCACACCCGACGGACTCGCCCGCCACACCGCACCGCCCGCCGCGGGCGTCTCACTGTTCGCGGGCAGTGTCGAAGACGGTCCGGGGTTGCCCGGCGGACCGATCCAGGAGGGCGTCCGCAATCCGTTCCTCGACGCGCTCGGCGACCCGCACCAGCCGGTTCCCGCGTGGCTCGCCGACGCCCAGGCGCCCAAGGCGGTCGCGGTGCCGTTCACGCTGCTGCCGCCGGCGCCGTGGGTGCCCAGCGTGGTCCCGATCCAGATCGTGCGCATCGGTGAGCTGTATCTGGCCGCCGCCGGCGGTGAGTTCACCATCGTGGCAGGCCTGCGGATCCGGCGCGCGGTGGCGGCGGCGCTGAACGTGGACCAGGACCGGGTTCTCATGCAGGGTTACGCCAACGCCTATCACGAATATGTCACCACGCCCGAGGAATACGACGCGCAACAGTACGAAGGTGCGTCCACGCTGTTCGGTCGCAATACGTTGCCCGCCTACCAGCAGGAGTTCACCCGGCTGGCGACCGCGCTGGCCGCGAACACGACCGTCGCCCGGGGGCCGGCGCCGCGCGATCTGTCCCAGCTACAGCCGAACTTCGTGCCGGCGCCCGGCCCGGACACCGCGCCGCCGGGACAGGATTTCGGAGCGACCCTGACCCAACCGGCCGGCTCGTACACCCCGGGCGCGCAGGCCTTCGTCGAATTCGTCTCGGCCCATCCCAAGCACAACCCACGCCGCAACGACACCTTCCTGGAAGTCCAGCGACTCAGCGAGGGAAGGTGGGCCCGCGTCGCCAATGAGGGCGAGTGGAGTGTGCGCTTCCACTGGAGCACACGCGTACCCGCCACCTCGGTCGCGACGTTCACCTGGGATATCCCCGGCGATGCCCGGCCGGGCCGCCACCGATTCGTCCACTACGCCGACCGCCTGGGCCCGGACGGAAACCTGTATCCGGTGACCGGAATCAGTAACGAGTTCGATATCACCTGA
- a CDS encoding SDR family NAD(P)-dependent oxidoreductase codes for MHIDLSGRTALVSGSSQGIGLAIAAALARAGAMVIVNGRGQERTEQACDSILAEVPGASVRPVATDLASAVGAGILQEKVGELDILVNNLGIFEAKPVFEIDDDEWRRYFEVNVLSAVRLIRMYLPGMMGRGFGRVMNIASDSAVVTPLEMVHYGMTKTALLAVTRGYAKAAAGSGVTVNSVVAGPTHTPGIEEFVHDLVGEELPWDQAQHRFMLEHRPHSLVQRLIEPAEIGNMVVYLSSDLASATTGGAVRVDGGYIDSILP; via the coding sequence ATGCATATCGACCTCTCCGGACGAACCGCGCTGGTCTCGGGCTCCAGTCAGGGCATCGGGCTGGCCATCGCCGCCGCCCTGGCCCGGGCCGGCGCGATGGTGATCGTGAACGGACGTGGGCAGGAGCGCACCGAACAGGCCTGCGATTCGATTCTCGCCGAGGTTCCGGGCGCCTCGGTGCGACCGGTGGCCACCGACCTGGCTTCCGCGGTGGGAGCCGGGATCCTGCAGGAGAAGGTCGGCGAACTCGATATCCTCGTCAACAATCTGGGCATCTTCGAAGCCAAGCCGGTCTTCGAGATCGATGACGACGAATGGCGGCGGTACTTCGAGGTCAACGTCCTGTCCGCGGTGCGGCTCATCCGCATGTACCTGCCGGGCATGATGGGGCGCGGTTTCGGCCGGGTCATGAACATCGCCAGCGACTCGGCGGTGGTCACCCCGCTCGAGATGGTGCACTACGGAATGACGAAGACCGCGCTGCTCGCCGTGACCCGCGGTTACGCCAAAGCCGCCGCGGGGTCGGGGGTCACTGTCAACTCCGTCGTGGCGGGTCCGACCCATACGCCCGGGATCGAGGAATTCGTGCACGACCTGGTGGGCGAGGAGCTGCCGTGGGACCAGGCCCAGCACCGGTTCATGCTGGAACATCGCCCCCACTCGCTCGTGCAGCGCCTCATCGAACCCGCGGAGATCGGGAACATGGTCGTCTACCTCAGCTCGGACCTCGCCTCGGCGACCACCGGCGGGGCAGTTCGAGTCGACGGCGGCTACATCGATTCGATTCTGCCGTGA
- a CDS encoding SDR family NAD(P)-dependent oxidoreductase, producing MTRSTKTSAPGVPDRLFPPCGGTPRTRGARAVVTGAGSGIGRAFARELAARGGQVVCADIDEVRAAETVAAIEREHPGAAHAFRCDVARRADMEVLAHFAESVLDGPISLVINNAGVGIGGKAVGDIGFADWEWALGINLWGVVHGCEIFAPRLRAAGRGGIINVASAASFAAAPSMAVYNTSKAGVLALSETMAAEFSGTDIAVTVLCPTFVRTNVARDGRITTGSRDLADTLMRWTGFSPERVARIALDAHDRGRLHVLPQPDAQLIWLLKRAFPAQYTAVAGLLERLLPQHEPAPRTTGERTGV from the coding sequence ATGACCAGGTCGACGAAGACCTCCGCCCCCGGCGTACCGGACCGGCTGTTCCCACCCTGCGGCGGGACCCCGCGCACTCGCGGCGCCCGGGCGGTGGTCACCGGCGCGGGCAGCGGAATCGGCCGCGCCTTCGCCCGCGAACTCGCGGCACGCGGCGGACAGGTCGTCTGCGCCGATATCGACGAGGTCCGCGCCGCGGAGACAGTGGCCGCCATCGAGCGCGAGCATCCGGGCGCCGCGCACGCGTTCCGCTGCGATGTGGCGCGCCGCGCGGATATGGAGGTTCTCGCCCATTTCGCCGAATCGGTTCTGGACGGACCGATCAGCCTGGTGATCAATAACGCCGGCGTCGGCATCGGCGGAAAAGCCGTAGGCGATATCGGATTCGCCGATTGGGAATGGGCACTGGGCATCAACCTGTGGGGTGTGGTGCACGGATGCGAGATATTCGCGCCGCGGCTGCGGGCCGCGGGTCGCGGCGGCATCATCAATGTGGCGTCGGCCGCGAGTTTCGCGGCCGCGCCGTCGATGGCGGTCTACAACACCTCCAAGGCCGGGGTGCTCGCGCTCTCGGAGACAATGGCCGCGGAGTTCAGCGGCACCGATATCGCGGTCACCGTCCTGTGCCCCACCTTCGTGCGGACCAACGTCGCCCGCGACGGACGGATCACCACGGGGTCGCGCGACCTCGCCGACACCCTCATGCGCTGGACCGGTTTCTCCCCCGAACGCGTCGCCCGCATCGCGCTCGACGCGCACGACCGCGGCCGGTTGCACGTCCTCCCACAGCCCGACGCACAGCTGATCTGGCTGCTCAAACGCGCGTTTCCCGCGCAGTACACCGCCGTCGCGGGCCTGCTCGAGCGGCTGCTGCCGCAGCACGAACCGGCACCGCGAACCACCGGAGAGAGAACAGGAGTCTGA